A part of Nanoarchaeota archaeon genomic DNA contains:
- a CDS encoding nucleotidyltransferase domain-containing protein: MQDLMLFKTLHFFLEHPYQEVYLRQLAKKTGLSPFAIKKYADFLIKEGLILEDKRANLRYFKANVNNVFFKHLKIAFNVNLLQKSGLILHLTENTSNVSSIVLFGSMAKGLDDEKSDADLLVIGKEKHMDLEKFEEIIRRDISLHVFGWSNWNKKAKTDKAFYLEVIANGICVYGEKPVI, encoded by the coding sequence ATGCAAGACTTAATGCTTTTTAAAACACTCCATTTTTTTTTAGAACACCCGTATCAAGAAGTCTATTTAAGGCAATTGGCAAAAAAAACAGGCCTAAGCCCATTTGCGATAAAAAAATACGCGGATTTTCTAATTAAAGAAGGGCTTATTCTAGAAGATAAACGTGCCAACTTGAGATATTTTAAGGCCAATGTTAATAATGTGTTCTTTAAACATCTGAAAATTGCTTTTAATGTGAATCTGCTTCAAAAATCCGGATTAATACTCCATTTAACAGAAAATACATCAAATGTTTCATCCATCGTGTTATTCGGCTCCATGGCAAAGGGATTAGACGATGAAAAAAGCGACGCGGATTTACTGGTAATTGGAAAAGAAAAACATATGGACTTAGAAAAATTCGAAGAGATAATCAGAAGAGATATATCACTGCACGTTTTCGGCTGGAGTAATTGGAATAAAAAGGCAAAAACAGATAAAGCGTTTTACCTTGAGGTCATAGCCAATGGCATTTGTGTGTATGGAGAAAAACCCGTGATTTGA
- a CDS encoding molybdopterin-dependent oxidoreductase produces the protein MAPSSRIKTVQTICPYCGCGCKLNYVVQAGKIVKAEPIKDDPASQGRPCIKGLTSFEPLTVERLKYPMMRRRKDGPLRKTTWAAAFKYIKEKTKNLKSRDILFTGSGEYTNEDNYIMQKFARVVFKTNNIDCCARLCHASTVKAMQGTYGIGAMSSFMDDVLGADVILAVGTNPAHNYPVFFNRILDAKKKGAKLITVHAVPNATSKFSDIHINVPYESLTAFIAGLLNAVSIKSQSKIDGFFGCEADKKAENERSKVTGFEDMKKSISYLTHNYLSKRSGIDMNLFNRAVQMISESKDFVALHGMGLTQHANGTQNVTALLNLCTLKNGKTIPMRGKCNVQGAGDMGCCPNWAPFGGSRSMAKEVWGIDIDQKEGLKITEGLENNPVRAAYIMGMNPAQSMPNLNEVHTQLKSMFVIYQHHHPSETMKFADVVLPSAMLPEKDGTVTNAERRVRRVRKAIESPGKKQDWEIICGLAKEFGYSKQFGYKSADDIFGEIIRAVPEYAGLTWKGVSEKDNCFADKEERFKKFVPLEKIVQVESPRTSEYSFTLTTTRLQYHFCTGEATRRSKTMMKMQPKPVCKMNESDAKKLGIKTGDIMLIKSVAGEIKIEAEADATVPSGMLVAPYHFESVLINKVIPSHRHLDEITQTPNYKAIKVNVEKIGK, from the coding sequence ATGGCGCCCAGTTCTCGCATAAAAACCGTCCAAACCATCTGCCCATACTGCGGATGCGGCTGCAAGCTCAACTACGTCGTTCAGGCAGGTAAAATCGTAAAGGCAGAGCCTATAAAAGACGACCCTGCAAGCCAGGGCAGGCCGTGCATAAAAGGCCTTACTTCTTTTGAGCCATTGACAGTCGAGCGCCTGAAATACCCGATGATGCGTCGCCGAAAAGACGGTCCGCTGCGCAAAACAACATGGGCTGCTGCATTCAAATATATAAAGGAAAAGACAAAAAATCTCAAAAGCAGAGATATTCTTTTCACAGGCTCCGGCGAATACACAAACGAAGACAATTACATTATGCAGAAATTCGCGCGTGTGGTTTTTAAAACAAACAACATCGACTGCTGTGCAAGGCTTTGCCACGCTTCAACTGTTAAGGCGATGCAGGGCACATACGGCATCGGGGCAATGTCTTCATTCATGGATGATGTGCTTGGTGCAGACGTCATTCTTGCTGTTGGAACAAATCCGGCGCATAACTATCCTGTTTTTTTCAACAGGATTCTTGATGCAAAGAAAAAAGGCGCTAAATTAATAACCGTTCATGCAGTTCCTAACGCCACTTCAAAATTCAGCGATATCCACATAAATGTGCCGTACGAATCGCTTACCGCGTTTATTGCAGGGCTTCTTAATGCAGTTTCTATAAAGAGCCAAAGCAAAATTGATGGATTTTTTGGATGCGAAGCAGATAAAAAAGCCGAGAACGAGCGAAGCAAAGTGACAGGATTCGAAGACATGAAAAAAAGCATAAGCTATCTTACTCATAATTATCTTTCAAAGCGTTCTGGCATCGATATGAATTTATTTAATCGCGCCGTTCAAATGATTTCAGAATCAAAAGATTTTGTGGCTCTTCACGGAATGGGGCTTACACAGCATGCGAACGGCACGCAAAATGTCACCGCGCTTCTTAATCTCTGTACGTTAAAAAACGGAAAAACAATTCCTATGCGCGGAAAATGCAATGTTCAGGGTGCTGGAGACATGGGCTGCTGCCCGAATTGGGCGCCGTTTGGCGGCAGCAGAAGCATGGCAAAAGAAGTTTGGGGCATTGATATAGATCAAAAAGAAGGGCTGAAAATAACTGAAGGGCTTGAAAACAATCCTGTTCGCGCTGCATACATTATGGGCATGAATCCGGCGCAGTCAATGCCGAATTTGAACGAGGTCCATACTCAGCTGAAGTCAATGTTTGTTATTTATCAGCACCACCACCCGTCTGAGACAATGAAGTTCGCTGATGTGGTTCTTCCAAGCGCGATGCTGCCTGAAAAAGACGGTACTGTAACGAATGCAGAGCGGCGCGTCCGGCGCGTAAGAAAAGCCATAGAATCCCCTGGGAAAAAACAGGACTGGGAAATTATTTGCGGGCTTGCAAAAGAATTCGGCTACAGTAAGCAGTTCGGCTATAAATCAGCAGATGATATTTTTGGCGAAATCATTCGCGCAGTTCCGGAATACGCCGGCTTGACATGGAAAGGTGTATCTGAGAAAGACAATTGTTTTGCTGACAAGGAGGAGCGATTTAAGAAATTCGTTCCGCTTGAAAAAATTGTGCAGGTTGAGAGCCCGAGAACAAGCGAGTATTCATTCACACTTACAACTACGAGATTGCAATATCATTTCTGCACAGGAGAAGCAACACGAAGAAGCAAGACTATGATGAAGATGCAGCCAAAGCCGGTGTGCAAGATGAATGAATCCGACGCAAAAAAACTTGGCATAAAAACAGGCGACATAATGCTGATAAAATCTGTCGCAGGTGAAATCAAGATCGAGGCAGAAGCTGACGCAACCGTGCCTTCAGGCATGCTTGTTGCGCCATATCATTTTGAAAGCGTTCTCATAAACAAGGTAATCCCTTCGCACAGGCACCTTGATGAAATTACGCAGACGCCGAATTACAAGGCGATAAAGGTGAATGTTGAAAAAATCGGTAAATAA
- a CDS encoding DUF1297 domain-containing protein, which translates to MEFKDWLKVSEGDIADIVAGYDLSNVRIGAIGSHSALDVSDGVQQHNKYQRQQAGLWKELLHKLNLKKRDDFKSIVLCKKGREKTYDVYNKVRERDGEQIGCVDETIIVNDWADALKPEYTEVLRKKNTLFVPSRSTVVYWGYPAIGNYFVPFIGERGLLQIEERSGNFCMEKNQDYLVEKAGIPHSKKFKKIEDADIEVLVKVTKGIGNRHFERRFQRINPLDGDPKEIYEQKCADYINNTLREYEKEIKRPLRVDDGEEAQLRQQLDAHFRGAKFEEYIPGDSGVNLNMFYSPMKEELELLGIDCRGQFPNGEEMVHFPASLRESLLGKAYEMGEKFLDITKREFGRKLKCSFALQCLGDELENLKVVDVSGRIPGSPDSPYSPNSRYLFRRPVSFGERTAMEVGYALKQDRLLEILS; encoded by the coding sequence ATGGAATTTAAAGATTGGCTCAAGGTTTCTGAGGGTGATATTGCCGACATAGTGGCGGGTTATGATTTGTCGAATGTTCGTATAGGCGCAATAGGAAGTCATTCTGCTCTGGATGTTTCAGATGGCGTTCAGCAGCACAATAAGTACCAAAGGCAACAGGCAGGCCTTTGGAAAGAGCTCCTGCATAAACTCAACTTAAAAAAGCGCGATGATTTCAAGAGCATCGTGTTGTGCAAAAAAGGTAGAGAAAAAACCTATGACGTTTACAACAAAGTTCGCGAAAGAGATGGAGAACAAATAGGATGTGTTGACGAAACAATAATAGTCAATGATTGGGCGGATGCATTAAAACCGGAATATACAGAAGTCTTACGCAAGAAGAACACGCTTTTTGTTCCGAGCAGATCCACAGTCGTCTATTGGGGTTATCCTGCAATTGGAAATTATTTTGTTCCCTTTATCGGCGAACGAGGGCTCTTGCAAATTGAAGAGCGAAGCGGAAACTTTTGCATGGAAAAAAATCAGGATTACCTTGTAGAAAAGGCAGGTATTCCCCACTCAAAGAAATTCAAAAAAATTGAAGATGCGGATATTGAAGTTCTTGTAAAGGTAACAAAGGGTATCGGTAATAGACATTTTGAAAGAAGATTTCAGCGTATTAATCCTTTGGATGGAGATCCAAAAGAGATTTATGAGCAAAAATGTGCGGACTATATTAATAATACTTTAAGGGAGTATGAAAAAGAAATTAAGCGACCGCTTCGCGTTGATGATGGAGAGGAGGCTCAGTTAAGGCAGCAGCTTGATGCACATTTTAGGGGCGCAAAATTTGAAGAGTATATTCCCGGTGATTCCGGAGTTAACCTTAACATGTTCTATTCTCCAATGAAGGAGGAGCTTGAGCTTTTGGGAATCGATTGCAGAGGACAATTTCCTAATGGAGAAGAGATGGTGCACTTTCCTGCAAGTTTGCGTGAATCCCTATTGGGGAAGGCATACGAGATGGGTGAGAAGTTTCTTGACATAACAAAACGGGAATTTGGAAGAAAGCTAAAATGCTCCTTTGCTTTGCAGTGCCTTGGCGATGAACTTGAAAATCTCAAAGTTGTTGATGTGAGCGGAAGAATTCCGGGGTCTCCGGATTCGCCATATAGCCCGAATTCCAGATATTTATTCAGACGGCCTGTTTCTTTTGGAGAGCGGACTGCAATGGAAGTGGGATATGCTCTTAAGCAAGACAGGCTTCTTGAGATTCTGAGTTAA
- a CDS encoding HEPN domain-containing protein, giving the protein MNVRNVDDCFEYRLLRKIPPDMEKVKRSMDVAKERLSQGEMALKANFFQFAILEAYMAMFHASRALLYKDGIQEKSHFAIFIYLKEKYANKIPMNILNFLNIHRIERHETMYGLEYKPEIDDAFLAMNDAKVFVNEIEKILQRN; this is encoded by the coding sequence ATGAATGTGCGAAATGTTGATGATTGTTTCGAGTATCGTCTTTTGAGAAAGATTCCTCCGGATATGGAAAAAGTCAAAAGATCCATGGATGTTGCAAAGGAAAGGCTGAGTCAGGGAGAAATGGCCCTTAAAGCAAATTTCTTCCAATTCGCTATTCTTGAGGCTTACATGGCGATGTTTCATGCCTCACGAGCTTTACTCTACAAAGACGGGATTCAAGAAAAGAGCCATTTTGCAATATTTATTTATCTTAAAGAAAAATACGCCAACAAAATACCTATGAATATCCTCAATTTTCTGAATATCCATCGAATCGAGCGGCATGAAACTATGTATGGATTGGAATACAAACCGGAAATAGACGATGCATTTCTTGCAATGAATGACGCAAAGGTATTTGTAAATGAAATTGAGAAGATATTGCAGCGTAATTAA
- a CDS encoding nucleotidyltransferase domain-containing protein produces MQFRNFAENLLGSKVKVKLLKYLISEGAITSEREISRIIGASSGAVNRTLKEFSDLNLIRSTRIGNVTAWQLNEKSYAYSYITNFFNKLKSREEPISELGRDISKALADTSGIKKAILFGSVAEGRELPESDIDLFILIENEKSRGGIQSAIGALNELCLQKYGNILSLYVLTPNEVKEQKKFYEKILLNGIRVTDNENAASG; encoded by the coding sequence ATGCAATTTAGAAACTTCGCCGAGAATCTTCTTGGCTCAAAGGTCAAGGTAAAACTGCTGAAGTACCTTATTTCCGAAGGCGCGATAACAAGCGAGCGCGAAATATCGCGGATTATTGGGGCATCTTCCGGAGCAGTGAATAGGACTCTCAAAGAATTTAGTGACCTTAATCTCATACGCTCGACAAGAATAGGCAATGTAACCGCTTGGCAATTGAATGAAAAAAGCTACGCGTACAGTTACATAACGAATTTTTTTAATAAGCTGAAAAGCCGCGAGGAGCCTATATCTGAACTTGGGCGAGATATTTCTAAAGCTTTAGCTGATACTTCGGGCATAAAAAAGGCAATTTTATTCGGATCAGTAGCTGAGGGCCGGGAGTTGCCTGAGAGCGATATTGATTTATTTATTCTCATAGAAAATGAAAAAAGCCGCGGCGGCATACAATCTGCAATAGGGGCGCTAAACGAGCTTTGCCTGCAAAAATACGGAAATATTTTGAGTCTGTATGTGCTTACGCCAAATGAGGTGAAAGAACAAAAAAAATTCTATGAAAAAATACTGTTGAATGGAATCCGGGTGACGGACAATGAAAACGCGGCAAGTGGATAG
- a CDS encoding phosphomannomutase/phosphoglucomutase, with the protein MGGIFRAYDIRGVYPGELNDEIAYKVGRAYAVFMKKENGMDEAVVSCDCRLSSPALKRFLIAGIRDGGINVLDVGDAPVPVFYFTIANLGKAGGIMVTGSHNPKNYNGLKLQRKDAKPIVAETGISEIEKLANAGKFEKTSGKTVHKKIDMNQAYIDYVFKKIFLKIPLKIVLDTGNGSCANIPEKIFSSLGCTVETLFPTPDGNFPNHQPDPHDENSLEALKKRVIETNADMGLAFDGDGDRIGLVDEKGNTITGDFILMMLARQALESRKGTVVFEVRASNTLIEDVKSRKGAPIITRAGHSYLLDEIIASNAVFGGEITGHMYFPYCYYNYDDGIFAGLKLAEIVSELAAKHIKLSEYVAGLPRNFSTPEIFIESTDDTKFKIVDELKKYLEKNKYDFLGIDGARINFKHGWGLARASNTTPHIKCRFEADTKEHLDEILAEAKSILKKVGVELKV; encoded by the coding sequence ATGGGCGGCATATTTCGGGCATACGACATACGCGGGGTTTATCCCGGCGAGCTTAATGATGAAATCGCATATAAAGTAGGCAGAGCCTATGCGGTTTTTATGAAAAAAGAGAATGGGATGGATGAGGCCGTAGTGTCTTGCGATTGCAGGCTTTCAAGCCCGGCTTTGAAGAGATTCCTGATTGCAGGGATTCGTGACGGAGGCATAAATGTTCTTGATGTTGGAGATGCGCCGGTTCCGGTCTTTTATTTCACAATTGCAAATCTCGGGAAAGCAGGCGGAATAATGGTTACCGGCTCCCATAATCCGAAAAATTATAACGGCTTGAAGCTTCAGAGAAAGGATGCAAAGCCGATTGTTGCAGAAACAGGAATATCGGAGATTGAGAAGCTTGCAAATGCAGGAAAATTCGAGAAAACATCAGGGAAAACAGTGCATAAAAAAATCGATATGAATCAGGCATATATTGACTACGTATTCAAAAAAATATTCCTCAAGATTCCGCTGAAAATTGTTCTTGACACAGGAAACGGATCGTGCGCGAATATTCCTGAAAAAATATTTAGCAGTCTTGGATGTACCGTAGAGACTCTTTTTCCAACACCTGACGGCAATTTTCCGAATCATCAGCCTGATCCGCACGATGAGAATTCACTTGAAGCATTGAAAAAGCGCGTCATTGAAACAAATGCGGATATGGGTCTTGCGTTTGACGGCGACGGAGACCGAATCGGCCTTGTCGATGAAAAAGGCAATACAATCACAGGTGATTTCATTTTGATGATGCTTGCGCGCCAGGCGCTTGAATCGCGCAAAGGAACAGTTGTGTTTGAGGTGAGGGCATCAAACACCCTGATTGAAGATGTGAAAAGCCGCAAAGGAGCACCGATTATCACGCGTGCAGGGCATAGCTATTTGCTTGATGAGATAATTGCGTCTAACGCAGTTTTTGGCGGCGAGATTACCGGGCATATGTACTTTCCGTATTGCTATTACAATTATGATGACGGCATTTTCGCAGGGCTCAAGCTTGCTGAAATTGTGTCCGAGCTCGCTGCAAAGCACATAAAATTGTCAGAATATGTTGCGGGACTTCCGAGAAACTTTTCGACGCCAGAAATATTCATAGAGTCAACTGATGACACTAAATTCAAGATTGTCGACGAATTGAAAAAATACCTTGAAAAGAATAAATACGATTTTCTTGGCATTGATGGCGCCCGCATAAACTTTAAGCATGGATGGGGACTGGCACGCGCATCAAATACAACGCCGCATATCAAATGCAGATTTGAGGCGGATACAAAAGAGCATCTGGACGAGATTCTTGCAGAAGCCAAATCCATTTTGAAGAAGGTGGGTGTGGAGTTGAAGGTTTGA
- a CDS encoding MFS transporter, translating to MFRGKIRMNFSQLTEVAIIAFLITMTFSLTTPIFPIFAEKIYGGPEGVGLITAVFGLSAIFISFHIMTFFEKWGVLKNLKIGLILFSFVFASYTLINSTIALALVQVILAVAVCLCTTALSILVNNSSKKKNLGSSEGKYFTVMNLGMFLGILNGGIIAKSYSYTTVFSYASLFFLGIYAISGSMGIRDIAIKRKESENSIKNAIIFFSDIKLRKIFVSNLGLYFWSFVAFLYLPIILMSLGFDFGKIGIIFAIMIVPYIMLEYPIGRLAEKEGSKKYISLGFFAITIASFLIYVNYGAINSMILFFFLAFMGAAAIEPLNEMELDKHSKKSNIIENMSVFKTSIRIAHFLGPLSAAAMISLFGMREMFLVLAIIMVGFWWMVRK from the coding sequence ATGTTCAGGGGAAAAATACGCATGAATTTCTCGCAGCTAACTGAAGTTGCAATAATAGCCTTTCTTATCACAATGACATTTTCGCTAACCACACCCATTTTCCCTATTTTTGCAGAAAAAATATACGGCGGACCTGAAGGAGTTGGGCTGATAACTGCTGTTTTTGGGCTAAGCGCGATATTCATAAGTTTTCACATAATGACGTTCTTTGAAAAATGGGGTGTGCTCAAAAATCTCAAGATAGGCCTTATTCTATTCTCATTCGTATTCGCTTCATACACACTCATAAATTCCACTATTGCTCTAGCGCTAGTGCAGGTAATTCTTGCAGTAGCAGTATGCCTTTGCACAACTGCATTAAGCATTCTTGTTAACAACAGTTCAAAAAAGAAAAACCTAGGAAGTTCAGAAGGGAAATATTTCACCGTCATGAACTTAGGGATGTTCTTGGGGATATTGAACGGCGGCATAATAGCAAAGTCATATAGCTACACAACTGTCTTTTCCTACGCATCCCTTTTTTTCCTAGGAATATATGCCATTTCAGGAAGTATGGGTATAAGAGACATCGCCATAAAACGAAAAGAATCCGAAAACAGCATAAAAAACGCAATTATTTTTTTTTCAGATATAAAACTCAGAAAAATATTCGTATCAAACCTCGGCCTGTATTTTTGGAGCTTTGTCGCATTTCTGTACCTGCCAATTATATTAATGTCCCTGGGTTTTGATTTCGGCAAAATAGGAATAATATTTGCAATAATGATTGTGCCGTACATCATGCTTGAATACCCCATAGGCCGGCTCGCAGAAAAAGAAGGCTCAAAAAAATACATCTCTCTCGGATTTTTTGCAATAACGATTGCATCATTTTTGATTTATGTAAACTATGGCGCAATCAACTCAATGATACTTTTCTTCTTTTTGGCCTTCATGGGCGCTGCGGCAATAGAGCCGCTAAATGAGATGGAACTTGACAAGCACTCAAAGAAAAGCAATATAATCGAGAACATGTCAGTATTCAAAACATCAATACGCATTGCTCATTTTCTCGGGCCCCTCAGCGCGGCTGCAATGATTTCGCTTTTCGGCATGCGCGAGATGTTTCTGGTTCTTGCAATAATTATGGTGGGTTTCTGGTGGATGGTTAGGAAATAA
- the maf gene encoding septum formation protein Maf produces the protein MCPTIILASKSNGRAKILREACFAFDSVHGNVDESAIREKSPEELVKKLALAKAEDVALKADAKAVVIGADTVCVFGGKFIGKPRDKDDAFRMLSAFSGKTHMLFTGIAVLCMGDKKSLVDVSVSTVTFRTISKAEIDDYLTTDDAMNFAGGYNIDATKSMRFIEGISGSYTGVIGMPLEKLVPMLKKCGFDY, from the coding sequence ATGTGCCCAACAATTATTCTTGCGTCAAAATCGAACGGACGGGCGAAAATACTGCGCGAAGCCTGTTTTGCCTTTGATTCAGTGCATGGTAATGTGGACGAATCGGCAATACGTGAAAAGAGTCCTGAAGAGCTCGTGAAAAAACTCGCGCTTGCAAAGGCAGAGGATGTCGCGTTAAAAGCAGATGCTAAAGCAGTTGTAATCGGCGCAGACACAGTCTGCGTTTTTGGCGGAAAATTCATAGGGAAGCCGCGCGATAAAGACGATGCATTCAGAATGCTTTCCGCGTTCTCCGGAAAAACACATATGCTATTCACAGGAATCGCAGTTTTGTGCATGGGGGATAAAAAATCTCTCGTTGATGTTTCGGTTTCCACAGTCACTTTCAGAACCATTTCAAAGGCAGAAATAGACGATTACTTAACGACAGATGATGCGATGAATTTTGCCGGAGGCTACAATATTGATGCGACAAAAAGCATGCGCTTTATCGAAGGCATAAGCGGTTCATATACCGGAGTAATCGGCATGCCGCTCGAGAAATTGGTTCCGATGCTGAAAAAGTGCGGTTTTGATTATTGA
- a CDS encoding HEPN domain-containing protein, with amino-acid sequence MKTRQVDRSKAGFYLQKAEECKNSMERAFESHEWNACVINAIHAAISSADALCIANLGERNAGERHEDAVVLFHRIDSGSEDIKRNIKHLSELLSIKTDAEYGERLFYEKDAESARKHAERLFVFVKGIVQR; translated from the coding sequence ATGAAAACGCGGCAAGTGGATAGGTCAAAGGCAGGCTTTTACCTGCAAAAAGCAGAGGAATGCAAAAACTCAATGGAGCGGGCATTTGAATCTCATGAGTGGAACGCGTGCGTAATCAATGCAATACATGCGGCAATATCATCTGCCGACGCGCTTTGCATTGCAAATCTCGGCGAAAGAAATGCCGGCGAGCGGCACGAAGATGCAGTGGTACTGTTCCATCGCATAGACTCGGGAAGCGAAGATATCAAGCGTAATATAAAGCATCTCTCGGAGCTTTTGAGCATAAAGACCGATGCAGAATACGGCGAGAGGCTGTTTTACGAAAAAGATGCAGAAAGCGCGCGAAAGCATGCTGAAAGATTATTTGTGTTTGTGAAAGGGATTGTGCAGAGATAA
- a CDS encoding GNAT family N-acetyltransferase → MGEIVRLDENYLDQLAKIDSESGHEMGKARRVTLQKYKTELIERFNRGHELFFGYKENGLLKGYVTLIPFFPGHKHCEVYWLSVRKTFQGKGIGTALMTFIEDYARKLGLRKVCLYTNKEMDGVRKFYEKLGYVLINEFSDYYGYTDVLKNTAVLYAKVL, encoded by the coding sequence ATGGGTGAAATTGTTAGGCTCGATGAAAATTATCTTGACCAGCTTGCAAAAATTGATTCTGAATCAGGGCACGAAATGGGAAAGGCGCGCCGCGTAACTTTACAAAAATATAAAACCGAATTAATTGAACGATTTAATCGCGGACACGAATTGTTTTTCGGCTACAAAGAAAATGGACTTTTGAAAGGATATGTAACATTAATTCCATTTTTTCCAGGACACAAGCATTGCGAAGTTTATTGGCTTTCTGTGCGTAAAACATTTCAGGGCAAAGGGATAGGAACTGCTCTTATGACATTTATTGAAGATTATGCGCGAAAACTCGGGCTTAGAAAAGTCTGCCTTTATACAAATAAGGAAATGGATGGTGTAAGAAAGTTCTATGAAAAACTCGGTTATGTTTTAATAAATGAGTTCTCTGATTATTATGGATATACTGATGTTTTAAAGAATACTGCGGTGCTTTATGCAAAAGTTTTGTGA